One Onychostoma macrolepis isolate SWU-2019 chromosome 10, ASM1243209v1, whole genome shotgun sequence genomic region harbors:
- the tmem88a gene encoding transmembrane protein 88a, producing MPERLMNGKMSLSRNGTLEKPVSLQTATDRGELDSPHPRLHHTGSISSSTPANVSSSVVVVPPPYSIAGSAVNESPLELRGSLDCWACSVLVTAQNLIIAALNVGLAAFIFGLILLPSLVMVVFGFLCHSTVQRHGTSVYCSDLLDDGGCVALLVVGFLLLAPLLVLALAAYCRMARHLQLGLCFIPYSRAVYKNLPASRHQGLGGCCGQQGAGESEGKGSVWV from the exons ATGCCTGAAAGACTGATGAACGGCAAGATGAGTCTTTCCCGTAATGGTACCTTGGAGAAACCCGTGTCCCTGCAGACCGCCACGGACCGAGGGGAGCTCGATTCCCCTCACCCGCGCCTCCATCACACCGGCTCCATCTCCTCCAGTACTCCAGCAAACGTGTCCAGCTCAGTTGTGGTGGTTCCTCCTCCGTACTCGATAGCAGGCAGTGCGGTGAACGAGTCTCCCCTGGAGCTGAGGGGCTCTCTGGACTGTTGGGCCTGTTCTGTTCTGGTAACAGCACAGAATCTGATCATCGCCGCCCTCAATGTGGGTCTGGCTGCGTTTATCTTCGGCCTCATCCTCCTGCCTTCGCTCGTCATGGTTGTTTTTGGCTTCCTCTGCCATTCAACG GTTCAGCGCCATGGTACTTCCGTCTACTGTTCAGATCTCTTGGATGATGGAGGCTGTGTGGCTTTACTGGTGGTGGGGTTCCTGCTGCTGGCTCCGCTCTTGGTTCTGGCTCTGGCCGCTTACTGTAGGATGGCACGCCACCTCCAGCTGGGCCTGTGCTTCATCCCCTACAGCCGTGCCGTCTACAAGAACCTGCCTGCATCACGTCATCAAGGCCTGGGGGGCTGCTGTGGCCAGCAGGGGGCAGGAGAGAGCGAGGGAAAGGGTAGTGTGTGGGTTTGA
- the si:ch211-237l4.6 gene encoding LOW QUALITY PROTEIN: uncharacterized protein si:ch211-237l4.6 (The sequence of the model RefSeq protein was modified relative to this genomic sequence to represent the inferred CDS: inserted 1 base in 1 codon; deleted 4 bases in 2 codons; substituted 1 base at 1 genomic stop codon) encodes MAFRARSIKALIRNRGNGTEGQRVSTASVSAGNATITAITRSLXGPARAQSHGARVSNAADPTDHWIRHAAPLRSSTVPSVEVQPGFSPTVSWGYDGEESAARPXYFSHKARVIYRHQMDGNIIDATC; translated from the exons ATGGCGTTCCGCGCACGCTCAATCAAAGCTTTAATACGCAACCGAGGTAACGGAACAGAAGGGCAG AGAGTCAGTACAGCATCAGTATCCGCCGGGAATGCGACC ATCACTGCCATAACACGATCTCTATAAGGACCAGCACGAGCGCAATCTCATGGAGCCAGAGTTTCAAACGCAGCAGATCCAACAGATCACTGGATAAGACACGCGGCGCCACTTCGTTCCTCTACAG TGCCATCTGTTGAGGTGCAACCTGGCTTCTCTCCAACAGTCTCCTGGGGTTACGACGGAGAGGAAAGCGCCGCACGTC TCTATTTTTCCCATAAAGCGCGAGTAATTTATCGCCACCAGATGGATGGCAATATTATCGACGCCACCTGCTGA
- the pcolcea gene encoding procollagen C-endopeptidase enhancer a, with the protein MWISVLRNMERLTAVWSLGILLSLSFEGVLCQTTNYTRPAFNCGGDLVGDSGFVGSEGFPSFYKPNSKCTWYITVPEGNVVMLSFRIFDLEADPLCRYDYVDVYNGHSNMVQKLGRFCGTFRPGSLISTSNTMMVEMVSDSGTGGRGFLAYFSGGKPHVDEHQFCGGKLTKSQGTIKTPNWPEKNYPAGISCSWLIAVESEMVIEVKFDKFDLESDTYCRFDYVAFFNGGEKDDSRRIGKYCGDTAPQNIITNGNVLLVQFVSDLSVTSDGFMASYTSIPRGLRTPTADGDVASGPRVSSTATRTRLTPVKPVKPVAFTTEATTTTTTTTTTTAEQPKPRPKPVRPIKPVRRPVSKPEPDESRPATGTDPMCAKACKRDGTIKTSFCASEFVITGKLTALTPGPSGSIQATVSLIKAYKTGSLLITQAGETMSVKLVMPCKKCPLLRRGQNYILMGHVDEEGRGVLSPGSFTALYKAPHHKLLTNINNQPC; encoded by the exons ATGTGGATCTCAGTGCTGAGGAATATGGAGCGTCTGACTGCTGTGTGGAGTTTGGGGATTCTTCTGTCTCTGAGTTTTGAAGGGGTCTTGTGTCAAACCACCAACTACACCAG GCCTGCGTTTAACTGTGGAGGTGATCTGGTTGGAGACTCAGGCTTTGTAGGCAGTGAAGGATTCCCATCGTTCTACAAACCCAACAGCAAATGTACCTGGTACATCACA GTTCCAGAGGGCAATGTAGTCATGCTGTCCTTCAGGATTTTTGACCTGGAGGCTGATCCTCTCTGCCGCTACGACTATGTGGATGTGTATAACGGACACTCTAACATGGTACAGAAGCTCGGGCGTTTCTGTGGAACGTTCCGGCCTGGATCTCTCATTTCCACATCCAACACCATGATGGTAGAGATGGTATCCGATTCAGGAACAGGAGGAAGAGGGTTCCTGGCCTACTTCAGTGGAGGAAAGCCACATGTGGATG agcaCCAGTTTTGTGGCGGGAAGCTCACAAAATCTCAGGGCACAATCAAAACTCCCAATTGGCCGGAGAAAAATTATCCAGCAGGCATCAGCTGTTCTTGGCTTATAGCAGTAGAGTCGGAAATG GTGATTGAGGTGAAGTTTGATAAGTTTGATTTGGAGTCTGACACGTACTGCCGCTTCGACTATGTGGCGTTCTTTAACGGAGGAGAGAAAGACGATTCAAGGCGCATCGGAAAATACTGCGGAGACACTGCACCTCA GAACATTATCACCAATGGCAATGTGCTGTTAGTACAGTTTGTATCTGACCTCAGCGTGACCTCAGACGGATTCATGGCATCATACACTAGCATCCCACGTGGCCTCCGTACTCCGACTGCAGATGGCGATGTTGCCTCAGGACCTAGAGTGTCATCCACAGCCACAAGAACCCGTCTCACCCCAGTCAAACCGGTGAAACCTGTGGCCTTTACAACAGAAGCAACAACTACAACCACAACTACGACCACTACAACTGCTGAACAGCCAAAGCCACGACCCAAACCCGTTAGACCCATTAAACCTGTGAGACGACCAGTCAGTAAACCAGAGCCAGATGAATCCAGACCAG CCACAGGGACGGACCCAATGTGTGCAAAGGCATGTAAAAGAGATGGAACCATCAAAACTAGTTTCTGTGCTAGTGAATTTG TTATCACCGGTAAGCTGACAGCATTGACTCCTGGACCTAGTGGAAGTATACAGGCCACAGTGTCCTTAATTAAGGCCTATAAGACTGGTAGTCTTTTAATCACTCAAGCTGGAGAAACCATGTCTGTCAAACTTGTGATGCCCTGCAAGAAATGTCCATTGCTGCGCAGAG GTCAAAACTATATCCTGATGGGTCATGTGGATGAGGAAGGCCGTGGTGTTCTCTCCCCTGGTAGTTTCACTGCCCTGTACAAAGCCCCACACCACAAGTTACTGACCAACATCAACAACCAGCCATGCTGA
- the kdm6bb gene encoding lysine (K)-specific demethylase 6B, b, whose translation MYHIAEQYSGRNSWDSFPSSGPNRVPWAPGSNRHWAPPSRCSGGNYQSPSQNYTAGRSYPNKAYSHRPPGFIRDRSHTHPRDRGIGKEQRAPRGCGPTQSQHHNPVRPTLNYSSGCGGHLSSSNNHSSQPHRYGGPQQQQRSTGRPPQTQGDKWTQSAQSRTFQGPSLKRPAPPQNMSPPLRDPSPSRDDCPSKRSRSISSHQNFHLREKYFINRPPPSHPPRPWSPAYKSSMPWSLSEKRSSPSRFQESSHSVMRDHRPYSIPSPPTSAPSQGLHSKKPTKQGQPHHPVRDHPGPHPRGAKVGWDSPSPANLTSVPYSQQHQLPPPQRHTGPFSSPATSVPQPRYNTAQPGWKTQSRSGKHGSSETGRTTSGLESQESVGGDRKRPSASKHISRQRSPIQSYSSAEGRVTDCSEWRSPETGLKKHNQRDSDSPSEPSAQTSDRGQRAQKSEMKKSRHSKHQTGFKSTHKSSLSKLETELLKHIQAKRRHKERSRRKEKKKEGELLDTREQMEKKMEDRKKKKMRDGRKGHDKKNIRQNGRQLGQITRRAKEERKKGMHEDRKSETPSKSASPNLGRLYPSDSERLLDDLLFEPLHLYHREEEFSRHTSGFIPPSSSPPVSNNHFSPFQSTPEANTKALEVDDQSESSEPEHVDTSDDDSVEAHDVNRSKLTLPDKQRSYEEEPIRSKEGVLGLHSAPDLLPAHCTYSEELLRLDPPTSPPVLSWQGSPVSDLGDDDEEGKEGDMIRVLRRPVLQPSPTHSSPLRDPVEINPGVDYCHNDLAKLYGLPESSKAMDTEEEDDEKREGEQKDGSPDASNSSEPNKPHLHQMDTFKSATSAMGSHRYTYRGGPFGRPPPSALVGVKYSSSLSLGPEIYPPDQHSPPATSPITEIPDHVTPPLIQPAEKDKESETEEERMETNAKEEEIEEEGEKMEVQKMDEQMEIKVAESAKDPTCTSLEENEPVMSPATLQAKLVQSCELLLNQNSSPLSKAMKVSGSTSTEREKEQDRARQKDQVRSPRKAGRKVKVEDPEKSNGGENKKEKVKDETETKDSSSEGLNEHLVEIKNKQIVPENQKIVFKDGETESKEVEREKETDVTKETTKEDTLKADASATASSTSDTTNTQTSVIVTPSSRPLLLARVNLLNLQELSKIPLKELRIRLVRVESGSRQTFIASEIDQKTMPLNGINIKNCAAEVIQACKGANVKSKFRESYLLPEFSVKPDLSTQTPIPREKLNPPTPSIYLESKRDAFSPVLLQFCTDPKNAVTVIRGLAGSLRLNLGLFSTKSLVEANSEHSVEVRTQVQQPADENWNHSGSAQTWPCESSRSHTTIAKYAQYQASSFQESLQEEKDSEDEDEEDKSGEKTETKSNSQGNTDTSTITSSLEQKAIGKIIKFGTNIDLSDSKRWKLQLQELLKLPAFMRVSSSANMLSHVGHTILGMNTVQLYMKVPGSRTPGHQENNNFCSVNINIGPGDCEWFAVHEHYWKAISDLCEKHSVDYLTGSWWPVLEDLYRSNIPVYRFIQRPGDLVWINAGTVHWVQAVGWCNNIAWNVGPLNAYQYQLALERFEWNEIKKVKSIVPMIHVSWNVARTIKITDPNTFKMIKHCLLQSIKHIQILRDQLVSAGKKISYQNRVKDEPAYYCNECDVEVFNLLFVTSESSSRKTYVVHCEDCAREQSPGLSGVVVLEQYRISELMNTYDNFTLAPVPCCR comes from the exons ATGTATCACATAGCAGAGCAGTATTCTGGACGAAACTCATGGGACTCCTTCCCCTCTTCTGGGCCGAATCGAGTACCATGGGCCCCAGGCAGCAACCGGCACTGGGCACCTCCATCCAG GTGCAGTGGAGGGAACTATCAATCCCCATCCCAAAACTACACAGCAGGAAGAAGCTACCCAAATAAAGCTTATAGCCACAG ACCTCCAGGTTTCATCAGGGACAGGTCCCACACACACCCCAGAGACAGAGGCATCGGAAAAGAGCAAAGGGCCCCGAGGGGCTGCGGACCAACACAGAGCCAGCACCATAATCCAGTGCGCCCCACCCTAAACTACAGCTCAGGGTGTGGAGGACACCTCTCTAGCAGCAACAATCACAGCAGTCAGCCACACAGA TATGGGGGTCCACAACAGCAACAGCGTTCCACTGGGCGTCCCCCACAGACCCAGGGAGACAAATGGACACAGTCAGCTCAGTCCAGGACATTCCAAGGGCCCTCTCTCAAACGTCCAGCACCTCCTCAAAATATGTCACCACCACTCCGGGATCCATCCCCTTCACGAGACGACTGTCCCAGCAAGAGGAGCAGGAGCATCAGTTCACATCAG AATTTCCACCTGAGAGAGAAATATTTCATCAACCGTCCCCCTCCATCACATCCACCTCGGCCATGGAGCCCAGCATACAAAAGCTCAATGCCCTGGAGCCTGTCCGAGAAGAGGTCCTCCCCCTCTCGATTTCAG GAGTCCAGTCATTCCGTCATGAGAGATCACAGACCATATTCCATACCATCACCACCCACCAGTGCTCCAAGCCAGGGCCTCCACAGCAAGAAACCCACCAAACAGGGGCAACCCCATCATCCGGTCCGAGATCATCCAGGCCCCCATCCCCGTGGGGCCAAAGTGGGCTGGGATAGCCCATCACCAGCAAACCTCACCAGTGTGCCTTACAGTCAGCAGCACCAGCTCCCTCCTCCACAGAGGCACACCGGCCCCTTCAGCAGCCCAGCCACCTCAGTACCTCAGCCCAGATACAACACAGCACAGCCTGGCTGGAAAACACAGAGCCGCTCGGGAAAACATGGCAGTAGT GAGACGGGGCGTACCACCTCTGGCCTGGAATCTCAAGAGTCTGTGGGTGGGGACAGAAAACGGCCAAGCGCATCTAAACATATTAGCCGCCAACGGAGTCCTATCCAGTCATACAGCAGTGCAGAGGGTAGAGTTACAGATTGTTCAGAATGGAGGAGCCCAGAGACTGGGTTAAAGAAACACAATCAGAGAGACTCAGACTCCCCTTCTGAACCCAGCGCTCAAACCTCAGACAGAGGTCAGAGGGCACAGAAGTCAGAAATGAAGAAGAGCAGGCACTCTAAACACCAGACTGGATTCAAATCCACCCACAAGAGCTCCCTCAGCAAGCTGGAGACTGAACTCTTGAAACACATTCAGGCCAAGAGGAGGCACAAGGAGCGTTCAAGGAGGAAGGAGAAAAAGAAGGAAGGAGAGCTGTTAGACACAAGAGAacagatggagaaaaaaatggaggacaggaaaaagaaaaagatgagGGATGGAAGAAAGGGGCATGATAAGAAGAACATACGCCAAAATGGCCGACAGTTGGGACAGATAACAAGAAGAGCAAAGGAGGAGAGGAAAAAAGGGATGCATGAAGACAGGAAGAGTGAGACGCCTTCGAAATCAGCATCTCCCAATTTAGGAAGATTGTATCCCAGTGATTCTGAACGTCTCCTGGATGACCTACTGTTTGAGCCACTTCATCTCTATCACAGAGAGGAAGAGTTCTCTAGACATACCTCAGGGTTCATCCCACCTTCTTCATCTCCTCCTGTCAGTAATAACCATTTTTCTCCATTCCAGTCAACCCCTGAAGCCAATACTAAAGCCTTAGAGGTTgatgaccaatcagaatcttcTGAGCCTGAACATGTAGACACTAGCGATGATGATAGTGTAGAGGCCCATGATGTTAACAGGTCCAAACTTACTCTTCCCGATAAGCAGAGGAGTTATGAAGAAGAACCCATCAGAAGCAAAGAGGGTGTTTTAGGGTTGCATAGTGCCCCAGACCTCCTTCCTGCTCACTGCACCTATAGTGAGGAGCTCCTAAGGCTGGACCCACCAACAAGCCCACCTGTTCTGAGCTGGCAGGGCTCTCCAGTGTCGGACTtaggtgatgatgatgaggaagGTAAAGAGGGAGATATGATTAGAGTTTTGAGGAGGCCCGTGCTACAACCGAGTCCAACACACTCATCTCCACTAAGAGACCCAGTTGAGATCAACCCTGGAGTCGACTACTGCCATAATGACCTGGCCAAATTGTACGGCCTTCCTGAGTCCTCTAAAGCAatggacactgaggaagaagaTGACGAAAAGAGAGAAGGAGAGCAGAAAGATGGTAGTCCTGATGCATCAAACAGCTCTGAGCCCAACAAACCACACTTGCACCAAATGGACACATTCAAATCAGCAACCTCAGCGATGGGCAGTCATAGATACACTTACAGGGGTGGGCCATTTGGTCGGCCACCCCCTAGTGCATTAGTTGGGGTAAAATACTCATCATCTCTGTCCTTGGGTCCTGAGATCTACCCTCCAGACCAGCATAGTCCACCTGCCACATCTCCAATCACAGAAATCCCAGATCATGTAACACCTCCACTGATCCAGCCTGCAGAGAAGGACAAAGAGAGTGaaacagaggaagaaagaatgGAAACCAATGCAAAAGAGGAAGAAATAGAAGAAGAAGGGGAGAAAATGGAGGTGCAGAAGATGGATGAACAAATGGAGATCAAAGTAGCTGAATCAGCTAAAGACCCAACCTGCACTTCACTGGAAGAGAACGAACCTGTAATGTCTCCCGCCACCCTGCAGGCTAAACTAGTACAAAGCTGCGAGCTACTGCTCAATCAAAACTCCAGCCCTCTGTCAAAGGctatgaaagtcagtgggtcCACGTCTACTGAGAGAGAAAAGGAACAAGACAGGGCCAGACAGAAAGATCAAGTGAGGTCTCCAAGAAAAGCTGGTCGGAAAGTAAAAGTAGAAGATCCTGAAAAGAGTAATGGAGGAgagaataaaaaggaaaaagtgaAGGATGAGACCGAGACAAAGGATTCATCTTCTGAAGGTTTAAATGAGCACTTGGTGGAAATCAAGAACAAACAGATTGTCCCAGAAAACCAAAAAATTGTCTTCAAAGATGGAGAAACAGAATCTAAAGAAGtcgagagagaaaaagagacagaCGTTACAAAAGAGACCACGAAAGAAGACACACTAAAGGCTGATGCATCTGCCACAGCATCATCTACATCTGACACAACCAACACACAAACCTCTGTTATCGTGACACCCTCCAGCAGACCTCTGCTGCTGGCCCGGGTCAATCTCCTTAATCTGCAGGAGTTGTCCAAAATTCCCTTGAAAGAACTGAGGATCCGTTTGGTCAGGGTTGAGAGCGGAAGTCGGCAGACTTTCATTGCCTCAGAGATCGATCAGAAGACCATGCCACTCAATGGCATCAACATCAAAAATTGCGCAGCTGAGGTCATACAAGCCTGCAA AGGGGCAAACGTCAAGAGCAAGTTTCGGGAGTCATACCTGCTTCCAGAGTTTTCAGTGAAACCTGACCTGTCCACCCAGACTCCAATTCCCAGAGAGAAACTGAACCCTCCAACACCGAGCATTTAT cTAGAGAGTAAAAGAGATGCATTTTCTCCGGTGCTGCTGCAATTCTGCACAGACCCTAAAAATGCTGTTACTGTCATCAGAGGACTGGCTGGATCCCTCCGTCTCA ATCTGGGTCTGTTCTCCACTAAATCCCTGGTGGAGGCCAACTCAGAGCATTCGGTGGAGGTGAGGACTCAGGTGCAGCAGCCAGCGGACGAGAACTGGAACCATTCAGGATCCGCCCAGACCTGGCCCTGTGAAAGCAGCAGATCTCACACCACCATCGCTAAATACGCACAGTACCAAGCATCCAGTTTCCAGGAGAGCTTACAG gaGGAGAAAGACAGTGAAGATGAGGATGAAGAAGACAAATCAGGGGAAAAAACTGAGACAAAATCCAACTCCCAAGGAAACACTGACACTTCTACCATCACATCCAg ctTAGAGCAGAAAGCCATTGGAAAAATCATTAAATTTGGAACCAACATTGACTTGTCAGACTCAAAACG GTGGAAGCTGCAGCTGCAGGAGCTGTTGAAGTTGCCTGCGTTCATGCGTGTGTCCTCCAGCGCAAACATGCTAAGTCACGTTGGCCACACTATACTGGGCATGAACACAGTCCAGCTTTATATGAAGGTCCCTGGCAGCCGCACACCAG GACATCAGGAAAATAATAACTTCTGTTCAGTGAACATCAATATTGGACCTGGAGACTGTGAGTGGTTTGCCGTCCATGAACACTACTGGAAAGCCATCAGTGACTTGTGCGAAAA GCACAGTGTGGACTATCTGACAGGCTCGTGGTGGCCGGTTCTAGAGGACCTGTACCGTTCAAACATCCCAGTGTACCGTTTCATTCAGAGACCCGGTGACCTGGTGTGGATCAACGCTGGCACTGTGCATTGGGTCCAGGCCGTGGGCTGGTGCAACAACATTGCCTGGAACGTTGGCCCTTTAAATG CCTATCAATACCAGCTGGCTCTTGAACGCTTTGAGTGGAATGAGATCAAGAAAGTCAAATCAATCGTCCCCATGATTCATGTGTCCTGGAATGTCGCCCGCACAATCAAGATCACAGACCCGAACACATTCAAGATGATCAA ACATTGTCTTCTCCAGTCCATCAAACACATTCAGATTTTGAGGGATCAGCTGGTGTCTGCAGGGAAGAAGATCTCCTATCAGAACAGGGTGAAGGATGAGCCAGCGTACTACTGCAACGAGTGCGAC GTGGAGGTGTTTAACCTGCTGTTTGTGACCAGTGAGAGCAGCAGTAGGAAGACGTATGTGGTTCACTGTGAGGACTGCGCTCGGGAGCAGAGCCCCGGTCTGAGCGGGGTGGTGGTGCTGGAGCAGTACCGCATCAGTGAGCTCATGAACACATATGATAACTTCACCCTG GCCCCAGTCCCGTGCTGTAGGTGA